Proteins co-encoded in one Oncorhynchus keta strain PuntledgeMale-10-30-2019 chromosome 36, Oket_V2, whole genome shotgun sequence genomic window:
- the LOC118369869 gene encoding storkhead-box protein 1-like has product MSQQRVVQLSTASLALVFGKDEESSRATGGEKYKAASGQEIFADFKAQNLRSFWNKRLVKAIAEVYFQGWMENLVLFVHGNANNLEVLREAWMRRALRSPKGFVIKAVGDLSPVQMSPVAQSQFLPLAEVLCCVISDMNSSNITVNQEALISHMTKAHPGMTIPTQDILYNALGSLIKERKIYHTGEGYFIVTPQTYFITNSLVREKSWWTSGSGDNELPSPPPITYLLSNDTLESHSQPPLVAHCKSCSCFAPAQNVTNPATTATTATTVPPSIPDQHSVSVSISECTGKSLKWSRDHKPQVQHQSTSTAADYQASEVSKTTTATAASSKGKPGRRFGLSLFRRNGGKKEKVKKEYASFSGQFPPEEWPVRDEEDLNNLPRDLEHAIIRRINPELTVDNLTRHTVLMKKLGERGGEKGTETERRGERGVERDKGLDKGDRVDRGDKVVDKGMSTEILTSSKPRQQHSSRPVLGAGAGGRRSTSKASRSKRTHSSGEKQKDRLKTKAPVCVDVDPDREELVPSRLRPEVPVHEPDHREDPGVVEGKSLYKKRIDNPFEGQPPGKDTTPAQTVAPSMTHKEQRRREGKEAKEGKERKTSGGGRRERVGHRSKSWDPHKAKVTADDTEHAGKSRTTEDRSCDRLHERGFTTDPLLLHPSDTKPPRELPSDYSSAYPQSSTLRIDDKVRYQRERKNRGRDSREGGKEKEGKHRMTQQAEYGSTTDHRHPAVTTSQTLDSDANLPRTHLYDPVPAHPGDPAVPWPKPAVHRRHSFKHTDTQGDLTHRPDLLSSHQQAFSTTPNQHGLVHSSGGSREHRTPGHEHGDIDGLMVESNGFMIESDEFIEDDHRLYQRAEEEDEDACSSLYLSEEGVIDNREIYQTRMSHYHDSQSLYHDPQTIYQDTHFDHQDPTHYHDQPHSSYHEPQPHFPDPQSLQGDWDSTYAEEHSSTIHQYPSLSPHSPHGQGKERCVRVSRSTLSHLRQTSPGTHSDPSPRRGAPILGERRQGDSLSLEGLEHAGVAESSIFDYCQTSEVESDAETLHKSADEGDGESAHWGCRVEEDGDEKGGCETLRERGGLQSSSISLGMSSGARGGKMMGEAGESQSNTGDSGIDSPCTHVTLATNNTVILEGLKRRGFLQNLEKLHSKSSAMRPQSSLLQLTPVMNV; this is encoded by the exons GTGACCTGTCCCCAGTGCAGATGTCTCCAGTGGCCCAGTCTCAGTTCCTCCCTCTAGCCGAGGTCCTCTGCTGTGTCATCTCTGACATGAACTCCTCCAATATCACCGTCAACCAGGAAGCCCTCATCAGTCACATGACCAAGGCTCACCCAG GTATGACCATCCCTACTCAGGACATCCTTTACAACGCTCTGGGCTCGTTGATCAAAGAGAGGAAGATCTACCACACAGGAGAGGGCTATTTCATTGTCACTCCTCAGACCTACTTTATCACCAACAGCCTGGtgagagagaagagctggtggACCTCAGGGTCTGGAGACAATGAGCTGCCATCCCCTCCCCCCATCACCTACCTGCTCAGTAATGACACCCTGGAGAGCCACTCACAGCCCCCTCTGGTGGCCCACTGCAAGTCCTGCAGCTGCTTTGCCCCTGCCCAGAACGTGACCAATCCTGCCACTAcagccactacagccaccacggTTCCTCCATCGATCCCCGACCAGCACTCGGTTTCTGTTTCTATTAGCGAGTGCACAGGGAAGAGTCTAAAGTGGTCCCGGGACCACAAGCCTCAAGTCCAGCACCAGTCGACCTCGACGGCCGCAGACTACCAGGCTAGCGAGGTCAGCAAGACCACTACGGCTACCGCCGCCAGCAGCAAGGGCAAACCGGGGAGGAGGTTTGGCCTCAGCCTCTTCAGGAGGAACGGAGGGAAGAAGGAGAAAGTGAAGAAAGAATATGCCTCATTCTCGGGTCAGTTCCCTCCGGAGGAGTGGCCGGTGAGAGACGAGGAGGATCTGAACAATCTGCCCAGAGACCTGGAGCACGCCATCATCAGACGCATTAACCCTGAGCTCACTGTGGACAACCTGACACGCCACACTGTACTAATGAAGaaactgggggagagaggaggggagaaagggacGGAAACAGAAAGACGAGGGGAAAGAGGGGTGGAAAGGGATAAGGGTTTGGACAAGGGGGACAGGGTAGACAGAGGGGACAAGGTGGTGGACAAGGGCATGTCCACTGAGATCCTGACCAGCTCCAAGCCCAGACAACAACACTCCTCCCGGCCCGTACTCGGAGCAGGGGCTGGGGGCAGGAGATCTACTTCCAAGGCCTCTCGCAGCAAGAGAACGCATTCCTCCggggagaaacagaaagacaggttGAAGACTAAGGCCccagtgtgtgtggatgtggACCCAGACAGGGAGGAGCTGGTCCCCTCTCGCCTCAGACCTGAGGTCCCTGTCCATGAACCAGACCATAGAGAGGATCCAGGAGTGGTGGAGGGGAAAAGCCTCTATAAGAAACGCATTGACAACCCCTTTGAGGGTCAACCACCTGGGAAAGATACAACCCCAGCCCAGACTGTGGCCCCTAGCATGACCCAcaaagaacagaggaggagagagggaaaggaagcgaaggaggggaaagagaggaagacatcaggaggaggcaggagagaacGAGTGGGACACCGCTCCAAATCCTGGGACCCGCACAAAGCCAAAGTGACCGCTGATGACACAGAGCATGCTGGAAAGTCTCGTACAACCGAGGACAGGTCATGTGACCGTCTCCACGAGAGGGGGTTCACCACCGACCCCCTCCTCCTGCACCCCTCTGATACCAAACCCCCCAGAGAATTACCGTCAGACTACAGCTCGGCATACCCCCAGAGCAGCACCCTAAGGATAGACGACAAGGTTAGatatcagagggagagaaagaacagagggagggacagcagggagggagggaaggagaaggagggaaagcATAGAATGACACAGCAAGCAGAATATGGCAGTACAACGGACCATAGACACCCAGCAGTAACAACAAGCCAAACCCTAGACTCTGATGCCAACCTCCCTAGGACCCACCTCTATGACCCAGTCCCTGCCCATCCGGGCGACCCGGCCGTGCCCTGGCCAAAGCCTGCTGTGCATCGCAGGCACTCcttcaaacacacagacacacagggagaccTAACCCACAGGCCTGACCTGCTCTCCTCTCACCAACAGGCTTTCAGTACCACCCCCAACCAGCATGGTCTGGTACACAGCAGTGGTGGCAGTAGAGAGCACAGGACTCCAGGTCATGAGCATGGGGACATTGATGGGTTAATGGTGGAGAGTAATGGCTTTATGATAGAGAGTGATGAGTTTATAGAAGATGACCACAGGCTTTACCAGAGAGCAGAGGAAGAAGATGAGGATGCCTGTAGTTCTCTTTATCTGAGTGAGGAGGGAGTCATTGACAACAGAGAGATCTATCAAACACGAATGTCTCACTATCATGACTCTCAGTCCCTCTACCATGATCCTCAGACCATATACCAAGACACTCACTTCGACCACCAAGACCCTACTCACTACCACGACCAACCTCACTCCTCTTACCATGAGCCCCAACCCCACTTCCCCGACCCCCAATCTCTCCAAGGAGACTGGGATAGCACTTATGCGGAGGAGCACTCTTCTACCATCCACCAatacccctctctgtcccctcacaGCCCCCACGgacaggggaaggagaggtgcGTCAGAGTGAGCCGTTCTACCCTTAGCCACCTCAGACAGACGTCACCAGGGACCCACAGTGATCCCAGCCCCAGGCGAGGAGCCCCGATCCTTGGGGAGCGACGGCAGGGCGACAGCCTCTCCCTGGAGGGTTTGGAGCATGCTGGGGTGGCAGAGAGCAGCATATTTGACTACTGCCAGACCAGCGAGGTGGAGTCTGACGCTGAGACCCTCCATAAGTCAGCAGACGAGGGGGACGGGGAGTCGGCTCACTGGGGTTGCAGAGTAGAGGAAGACGGGGACGAAAAGGGGGGCTGTGAGaccctgagggagagaggaggccttCAGAGCTCAAGTATCAGTCTGGGCATGTCCAGTGGAGCCAGAGGGGGAAAGATgatgggggaggcaggggagagtcAGAGCAACACGGGAGACAGCGGGATAGACTCGCCATG CACCCATGTGACTCTGGCAACCAACAACACAGTGATTCTGGAGGGTCTAAAGAGGAGAGGTTTCCTACAGAACCTGGAGAAACTGCACTCCAAGAGCTCCGCCATGAGACCACAGAGCTCTTTGCTACAGCTCACACCAGTCATGAACGTATAG